From one Fusobacterium mortiferum ATCC 9817 genomic stretch:
- a CDS encoding DIP1984 family protein, with product MKLAEALNIRADLNKKILQLKERLLRNAKVQDGEEPSENPETLLLELNSNLLELETFIKKINKTNSRTFYKDKTITDLIAERDILALNISIKRDFLKEASEKVNRYSSLEVKIFSTVNIPEKQKEIDKLSKSLRETDMKIQELNWTTELLED from the coding sequence ATGAAACTTGCAGAAGCATTAAATATTAGAGCTGACTTAAATAAAAAAATACTTCAACTAAAAGAAAGACTTTTAAGAAATGCTAAGGTTCAAGATGGAGAAGAACCTTCTGAAAATCCTGAAACTTTACTTTTAGAATTAAATTCTAATCTTTTAGAACTTGAAACTTTTATAAAAAAAATTAATAAAACAAATAGCAGAACTTTTTATAAAGATAAAACTATTACAGATTTAATTGCTGAAAGAGATATTCTAGCATTAAATATTTCTATAAAAAGAGATTTTTTAAAAGAAGCAAGTGAAAAAGTAAATAGGTATTCAAGTTTAGAGGTAAAAATTTTTAGTACTGTGAATATTCCAGAAAAACAAAAAGAAATAGATAAACTTTCAAAGAGTTTGAGAGAAACTGATATGAAAATTCAAGAATTAAATTGGACAACAGAATTATTGGAAGATTAA